A genomic window from Pseudomonas leptonychotis includes:
- a CDS encoding dodecin, with protein sequence MSDHHTYKKIEIVGSSKNTIEEAINNALAEAAKSIRHLEWFEVTETRGHIVDGKVGHYQVTLKIGFRMSNS encoded by the coding sequence ATGTCCGATCACCATACGTACAAGAAAATCGAAATCGTCGGTTCCTCGAAAAACACTATCGAGGAAGCGATCAACAACGCCCTGGCCGAAGCGGCCAAATCCATACGCCACCTGGAATGGTTTGAAGTAACGGAAACCCGCGGGCATATCGTCGACGGCAAGGTCGGCCATTACCAGGTCACCCTGAAAATCGGCTTTCGCATGAGCAACAGCTAG